The following nucleotide sequence is from Salvia miltiorrhiza cultivar Shanhuang (shh) chromosome 7, IMPLAD_Smil_shh, whole genome shotgun sequence.
CCAAAAATCCAATTGTGCGACTGCAATAAAGAGAAAAGTTGCCAGCATCCCTAAACAGAATCAGCTCAATCATCCCAAGTTTTGAAACATAAACCACGTAAGTGGTTATACTGCAAGAAACAGAAATAGACTTAAGTTCCACTGAACCTTACATGACATGAAATATTTCATATCTTACCTTTTACTTCCCGTGCATTCCATTCGCAATCTCCATGTATTGAAATGAATCACAAAGAAGCTTCTCATCACTTGAAACCAAACTATATAAATTTTACATGTGTTAGCTAATAAGAAAATTACTAAGAATATATATTTAGCAGATGGATTCAAAAGAAAGTGGTTTAGAAAGTGCAATGCAtgcattaaaaaataaactCAATCTTTTCCACTGAAAGAGACATAAGATACACATAACCAATTCCTAGATTTAAAAGCCCAAACCTTAGAGTTTATTCTTTAAACAGTGAAGTCTTCTCTTGAAAGATGTCTAACAATTGCAGTAATTTTAGAAGTCATTTCCTCAAATTAGTAACCCcatgataaatatatactttcattttaattatgaaaTAGTTTCGTAGTTAAGTATGAAACTAGACAAACACCTCTAATTGTATATGTATAACACCTCTAAAGAACATGAGCACTAAAATCAGAGTATAAATATGCCATGAGAACGAAAAATAAGAACATGAGAACTCATTGAAAATCTTTAATTTATCTAGactataaattcacaaaattGAATAACTAAAATAATCATATTCTAATAGACAAAGATATGTTACAAGGTGCATAGGAAAAACTTGAAACTCGAAATAAATTACAAGTAAAATTCGAAGCCAAAATAAAGATTCAAACCTACAAAAACTCGCTATGACTACCTGGTGCAGATGCATATATTTACAAAGAGATTCGGTGGATGGGTCGGCTGCCAAGAACGATAAAGACGTCGGGCTGAACCAACATCGACTCCTCGTCGTTGTCGATGTCAAGATCCAAGGTCTTCTTTGATTTTCCCTGTCACCAACTGAAATCGAAATCAATTTTCAGAGGGAATTATAGGATGGGAAGGAAATTCAAGCAGTTTTTCTCCTTCTCATTCTCTTCGCAGGTGAGGATAGGGCATGAGAATGAAAATTTCCCTTTCTTTACTCGCTTTGctctttttttaaaacaattagaatatttttttttgctatttagTGAAAAATTGGGGAAATTTACCGCTTTCAAATTTTAGAACTTAAAaagtttatttaattggtgggaAGCTTGCCGCCAGTTAATTGCACGAGTATTTAAGTGTTTGACCTTTCCTTTAATTGCATCTTTGATTaatttaaaaagagaaaaaatatatcttTGTTTGAGATTGCAGTGTGGCACTTGATAGTGTTGTAATTGACGCACTATTACGACCCCAACAATTCGATGTCTTAATAGTGTCCAGTAATTTTGTATTAATGAATATATAAACATAACATGTCGTAATAGAGGTACTATACAGACATATACATTATGGTGTCGTAAAAGTTATGTGGTAATAGgcctttttttttgtagtgatttgattttattttatataaatcaattgttatatatatatatatatatatattacagaacaatatataatctattttatatgtaattaacaataaaataattactctATCATGTCATTATCTCAACTCTATATCAAAATATATAGTCTATTTTAAATGAAAGTCGGtcaaattcttatttttcaagAAGGAAAGTGAACCAAACAGtggtattttttatatatttctttttatatagtGTAAATTATTAAGTGCATGTGCGACTTGGAagtaaaatagaaaaatttattTAGGCCCCTCATTGAATCTCTCTTAATATATTGGATTTGATTTGAAATAGTGAAGTCTTATCATCTTTGGACttatttatctttataatttGATTTGGACAGAATAAAGCGCCTATAAATAGTGAGAATTTAGAAACATTTGCTTCGTTGAGTACTTGAGTTTATACATTGATTTGATTTAACAATAATGCAACATGTGATAAACTACTATCTTGTCTAATTAATACAATTTCAATTATAAATCTCAAATCATAATTAATACAAGAAAACACAAAAATGTGTATGATTGTTTTAGGACATGGATACATCAATAAGATTTAAACTCATAATCAAttgcatatatatttataattccaTTGATGTTAAAATATGAATCTTAAACCGTACAGAAAAACATGTCTCGAGTACTATCCTTATAAGACAACGTGATTGATATTGAATTGTCTATATATTCATATTATTTtctacaataatttaaaatgtttGATTATATTCTAACTTTCGATTGTTTGATTATATTCTAACTTTTGGTTTTGCATGCTTAGTCTTTATTTGAACGATACGTTTAGATATACTTTTGATACTTCAAagagaaaaatgatgaattgtaAGTATCTAgaaagagtaatgctaaacagccacattgtggccacccacaatttacctaagtagaaaataatttaatttatttaacttattttttaaaataaaaataagatttagttattttatcatattctctacattatagttatttttttgcaattttttgataacttttatttttattaaaaaataaatttaaaataaaaaattaaaaaaaataagtacaatgttgagaatataataaaataactaaatcctatttttatttaaaaaaataaattaaataaatcaaaattatccttattatattagtgtgtgggtggccataatgtggctgcatagatttattgtttgtAAAATACGAACATTCTTTATATTTCTCACAATATGTTTGTTACGAATCATTAACATTATTGAATTTGACAAGTTTTTTGCATTTCCAATGCTAATAATTTATACATCAAAGTTAAATAAAAACATTGGTCCATGCAAGCATGGGTTAGTACAAAATTTGATGCaatcatttattatttatatatttcaacGACAATGCAATTATAGCAACGTAACCATATTGTACCATGGAAAAGACTTGCCATAAATTATTAAATGACACTCTTTTGAATTACTGCGCGCATGATTTAATTTCTTAGACGGCATAGTTCCCCTTGTACACAATAAGTTTTGTTTTTCAAATAACGTGGAAAAATTTGCTGcaaaaagaatattttttttcccaGTTATTTTCCCTTTAAGTTCAAAAAATTTAATCAAGGAACAAAAATGATTTGAactttatattaaatttgattatttcaatAACAATTTATAAGGTATTTATGGAGGCTCACTGCTTTAATTAGCTTTCTTTAGGATTTGGCCTaaatataaaacaataaatatgCTCACGTGAATTAAATGTCAACAAAGCTCACAATCCTCTACACTATTGTagattatttaagaaaataaaatactagtTTAACACTCGTTCAACATTTAGAAGCTGATAACGAAAAGAAATTCAATAATAAGTTCTGAAATAGAACTAGAAATTCAAATCTCTCTTTAGTTGGGCTGTATATTAGTTATGTTGAGATTGGGCTTATTGCGACATTTTATAAACCAATGTTGCACATCAATATGGGCCGGGCCCATTTCATTCTGTATCTCAGGCCGAAGCTATTTGTAGTGGTgggttattaatattttattctttatggtagattatatatttttgttttggaaTCAAGTTGTTGGAGGAAAACTCAAATTTTACGTTTTATGTTTAACAAAATAGATAATAACATTGTATCAAAAAACAAAGTAATAATAACATATGATTTAATATTACTAGGCTTGGACCAATAACATTTGGGCCTGAAATGTATATTCAGCCCATACTCAATTCTTTGCTAAATTTTAATAGAATAATATATACTACC
It contains:
- the LOC130991670 gene encoding uncharacterized protein LOC130991670 isoform X2 → MRSFFVIHFNTWRLRMECTGSKSITTYVVYVSKLGMIELILFRDAGNFSLYCSRTIGFLVFLLASFLGIGASLWHTWLRGSLFGISCNRVSPEVNKNEKE
- the LOC130991670 gene encoding uncharacterized protein LOC130991670 isoform X1, whose amino-acid sequence is MRSFFVIHFNTWRLRMECTGSKSITTYVVYVSKLGMIELILFRDAGNFSLYCSRTIGFLVFLLASFLGIGASLWHTWLRGSLFGISCNRVSPEAAVGEFSSFFADWIARHGISLFIR